The Microlunatus antarcticus DNA segment CTCGAGCCCAACCTGCGCTGGCGCCAGTTCACGACGACCATCGCCTCGGCGCTGCAGTCGGCGAACGCCCGGCGCGTGCACGTGCTCGGCGCGCTGCTCGCGGACACCCCGCACACCCGGCCGATCCCGGTGTCGACGTCGACGTACGACCGCGAGCTGATGACCACGCTCGGGCTCGCGCCGTCGACGTACGAGGGACCGACCGGCATCGTCGGCGTCCTCGCCGACACCCTGACCCGCGGCGGCCTCGAGGTGCTCTCGCTCTGGGCCGCGGTCCCGCACTACGTCTCCCACCCGCCCTGCCCGAAGGCGACGCTGGCGCTGCTGTCGTCGCTCGAGGAGCTGGTCGACACCGCCCTGGACCAGGGCGACCTCCCCGAGCTCTCCCGGGCCTGGGAGCGCGGCGTCGACGAGCTGGCCGCGGACGACACGGAGGTCGCGGAGTACGTGTCCACCCTCGAGGAGCAGCAGGACGCCACCGAGCTGCCCGAGGCCAGCGGCGACGCCATCGCCGCCGAGTTCGAGCGCTACCTGCGCCGCCGCAGGGGCAACTAGCCCGCTCGCCGAGGCGAGCGGCGCCCCCACCACGAGGAGCACCATGCCCCGGAAGACCCCCGTCCAGGACAGAACCCCGGCCCAGGCCGAACCGGACACACCCCCGATCGCCGGCCAGCCGCAGGGCCCGCCGTTCTTCGGGCTGCTGCTCGTCGCCGCGCTCGTGATCATCGGCGTCGGGCTGAAGAGCACCGCGAACATCGTCGGGCCGGTCTTCCTGGTCCTGACCCTGGTGATCACCGTCGCGCCCCTGCGCCGGTTCCTGATCAAGCACCGGTGGCCCTCCGCCCTGGCCAGCCTGGTCAGCCTGCTGGCGATCTACCTGCTGCTGCTCGTGATCCTCGGCTCGGTCGTGTGGTCGATCTTCAAGCTGGTGGAGAAGCTGCCGGACTACGCGAACGCCTTCAACCGG contains these protein-coding regions:
- a CDS encoding PAC2 family protein, with protein sequence MPNATGGFEGPGRDLRDLHDPVVVVAFGGWNDAGNAATGVVDHLGEAYGAELAFALDPDDFYDYQVNRPMVSLTDEDERVLTWPTTEIRVGKLAGGRDLVLVQGLEPNLRWRQFTTTIASALQSANARRVHVLGALLADTPHTRPIPVSTSTYDRELMTTLGLAPSTYEGPTGIVGVLADTLTRGGLEVLSLWAAVPHYVSHPPCPKATLALLSSLEELVDTALDQGDLPELSRAWERGVDELAADDTEVAEYVSTLEEQQDATELPEASGDAIAAEFERYLRRRRGN